In Methanooceanicella nereidis, the sequence CTTTACTTGTGTTAAAAAAGGACCATCCTGCGACAAAGAGGCTCTCGATCGTTGTTTCGGCAGGCGAAAAGATAACTCTCAGCTCATGCATAATACCGGGCACGCATCCGGAGCAGGACGTGCTCTGCGGAAAAGGAGAGCTGGATGGCATGACCATAATCGGGACAAACGGGAAAGTCTCTATAAACGGCCCTGGTTCTCCCCTGTATGATGTGGAGCCATTTTAAAGAGAACGTAAAAATGATCTATCGATAAAAGTACTCCGGCTTAAGAGGATTCTGGCTGGACGCCAAAGTACTCCGATAATTTTTTCTCATTAAGCTTAAGGCGTATCTTCGGTCTGCCGAATGGCGTTTTTACACTCTCCTCCTGTATCACGTTAAGGTTTACGAGAAAGTCTTTCCTTCTGGAAAACGTGGCTTTTGACGCGATTCCATTGTCCTCTCCCCATTGTACAACATCATAGAATAATTCACTGTTTTTAGCTGCCGCAAGCAATGCTATTGAGACCTTATCAATGGCCTTTGTCTTTAGCACCGAATACCGGGCATCATCAAAGGCTTTGCTGAACATGATAAAGTCCACAATCGTCTGTTCCGATAAATAACCGGACATTGAAGCGACCAGATCATTTAATTTCATACATTTTATGTTCGTTTTTCTGATAATAAAGTTTGTGATAGATTAATGTATTTTTTTGGATACAAGGATAAATATGGCTTATTAAACAAATTAATATTCAAATAGTTAATATTGTCATATATTGAAATAAGGTAATATATAATATTGTTTTGATAATTAAACTATCCATTAGCGTCCAATGAAAGTATGGACACACCGGCTTATTTGGAAACCCATTATGTTAACATAAAGCTTGGAAATATAAGGATGCCCGCCGGCATTCACTTTTTACCGCCGCCGTTTCTTTTACACCCGAGGTTAACGGCACAAAGCAACTCTGTCTGCAGCTGGTGCTCTTTTTCCGCTATGGACGTCATGGCGTCGGCGATCTCGGAAAGCGACACGCATCCGCATTTCACTTCCCCGAACATCTTAGCCGCCCTTGTCCACATATTACCTGCCTCACCATATCCTTCAGACACATCTTTTAAGGACCCTATATCCGTTACTTCATATGCGAACGATAAAAAATCAGCATACAGGTGCCTCAGGCAGCCCGGATATAAGCCGTCCCCGTATAGCGTCATATATGCTTCGTCACACATGTCCTCAACCTCTTTCTGGCTATAAAGATCCCTCCAGAGCCTTATGCTGTTGGCTAAGTAGTAAATTCCCCCTACACCCACGTTCCTGACCTGCGGGTTAAGCATGGCTATAGTGTTGGCCGAGATAGAGTCTATGACACATTTTGTGCTAATGTTGACCTCTTCTGGAAAAGAGAACTCGAACCACCTGTGTTGAGGGGGGAATGGCTTATGCAAAGACGCCCTGGCTTCGATCAGCCGGGATATGGGCAGTTCAATGATATCATCGAACCTATGGTCGGCTAAAAACACAATATCGGAATCTTCGTCGACTCCGGTGGATATGACGGAATATGCTCCGTTGTGCTGTTCTTTGCCCGCGTAATTTAAATAATAGCTATCCACGTGCATCATGACAGGCATTTTATCCATCAGCATCTTTTTCATCTGGCCGTAAGCCCGCTTAGGGCTTCGGGAAGTGCGCACGCGGATCTCGACCCCAAGGCTCTGGCACGCTTTTTTATCCAGGTCTAGGACCCCGGTACGGCATCCCATCGTGGGGCGCCGGAGGTTCTTGCTTTCCCAGTAAAAAAAGCTAAGTCCTTCGCCTAGCCCGAACAATGCCGCCTCGGGTATATCAGATCCTTCGAAGGCGAACATATCCCGCAAACATGTTGTGTCAGATTGTACCCCTTTTTCATGTTCGAAGTCTATCAGGATATATCGCATATTTGTATTACAATATTTTTAACAAGTTAAATCTTGTCTAACCCGGCAAGGTATTGGTAAACATGTAAAAGTCGCCGGTTTTATCCTAAAAAATCCCATTATTTTATTCGATAATATTATATAATAGATAGATATTATTTTTCCCTTAACCAGTATTAGGCCGTTAGTAAGTACGGTTTTAGGGTAGACAGTTAAAGAACAAGACAATGGGGAGGCAGTAAATGTACATTTCGCTCGCAGTACATAAGAATGAACTTGTGGTCGTGGACAGCATGCAGACATTCTCAAACTACTTCTGTCTTGCAAAAAAACAAAAAATGACGCCACTTGCTACGAATGCTCCGGTCATGACGGCTGAAGACCTCAGGGATGAAATGAAGCCTTACTTCGAGGACGGGTCCGTGGAGGATGTTGCCGAGGAAGACGATGACCTATAGGGGCATAACGGCATAAAGACAGTAAATTTTTAACTTTTATTTACACAAGAAAGTCAATTCATTTTTACTTATGTTATTATAACACAGGACATTCCCGGAAAGAGGTATCTCCGGCGAACCCTGCCAAAAGAAATAAAATAATAAATCAGATAGTTGCTTTTACCCTTGATCAAATGATACGGGCCTTAATCAACGTCGCGGACTTTATCCACCTTGCGCCTGTAGGCCATAAATAAAGACCCTGCGAGTATGACTGCGGATGCCGCAACGATGAAACCCAGGGCAATATAATCATGGTCATAGAACGCCGAGACAAGAGCGCCGACCATAAGTATGGCTGCTGTAGCCACGTAGGCCGTCTTCACCGTTTTCTTATCTATCGTAGTCAAATCCATAATATCACTTTATGAGTTTCAGGATGCGTATAGCCATATGGGCGGCGTTGTCCCCGTTATCTATACCCACACAGGCCACTGGGACGCCCTTTGGCATCTGGGCTATGGACAGCAGCGCATCGAGGCCGCCAAGCTTCGCGGACACAGGTACGCCTATGACGGGCTTATCTGTCCTTGCTGCCACAACGCCCGGGAGCGCTGCGGAGAGCCCTGCTATAGTGATGAATATTCTTGCATCAGTGCTCCTGACATATGCGTCAAGCGCATCAGGATCCCTGTGCGCAGACAGGATACGTAGATCGTATGAGACATTGTTCTTTGTCAGGACATCTGTGACTTTATCCGCAATATGCTGGTCCGACAGGGACCCGAGAATGACCGCAATATCGACCATATGAGTTACCAGTCTTAAAATGAGCACTTCAATATATAACTTTTATGAAGGGGATGAACTAAGCTATAGTAAAGCATACCCCCACAAGATCGATGTCAAAAATCTTATACGTTCGCAGAATATTCCTTGAATTTCTTGTATGACAGAAGGATGTCTACAGGCTTCGAATGAGCCATTTCGTTCAATAGCTTATAGAAGGCTTCCTTGTCAGTCGCTTTCAGTTTCATTAGTCTGTGTATATCTTCGGATGTTATCATTTCTGATCACCGGTCTTTGCTGATAGCAGAATTACTAAATAGTACTTCATTGCTAAAGCAGCAAGAGCAATATCATAAATATCATACATATATCTTCTCCTCTAGGTTCAAATTTATTGAAAAATGTAGTGTATCGGTCAAAAATATTTTAGAGTATTAATATATTGGGCCCTGCATATCAAATTGCCGGGGAGAAGACGATTGTAAATAATAAGCAGATCGTAGGTCTACCCCACAAGTCCGCTTTATTATTACTGGTATGCGAGAGCATGAAACGAGGTCATCATATTTTATCCTGTCGCTGCGGTCACGAATTATACACAGGCTTAATATCGCCCTTTAGCGTCTTTCTGAGACTATCGATATGTATAAAAAGTGCTGGCACAGGTAGAAAAATAAAATAAATTATAAAATATAATAATCCAATCATGAGGAGTCAGGAACTGAGAAGACTGAGCCCCGAGATAGACCCTCTGAAGCTATCCATGGACTGGACTGTCCAGGACCTGGAAAAGCCGCAGATCCTCGTCGAGGACGCATGGGGCGATTCGCTACCCGGAAGCTATCATCTTTTAAACCTGTCGCAGATGGCCTCGAAAGGCATATACTCAAAAGGCGGCAAGCCTGCGCTTTTCCATGTCACAGACATGTGCGACGGCATAGCCCAGGGATGGGAGGGCATGAACTATTCGCTTTTATCCAGGGACATGATATGTAATATGATAGAAGTCCACTGGAAAACCCAGCCGATGGACGCGATCGTGCTATTATCCAGTTGTGACAAGGCGATACCTGGACAGTTAATGGCCGCTGCCCGTATAAGCGAAGCCCCGGCGATACACATGCCCGGAGGAACAATGATGGAAGGGCCCGGGATGTTTACCCTTGAAAGGGTCGGGACAATATATGCCGAGTTTAAGCGCGGGGAAATATCCAAAGGCGATTACAGGTTTTTACAGCGCAATGCCTGCCCCACGGTAGGCAGCTGCTCGTTCATGGGCACTGCCAACACCATGCAGTCGATGTCCGAGGCTCTCGGGATGGCCCTGCCCGGGTCTGCCGTTATGCCCGCCTATAAAAAGGACATCGGCCATATGTCAGAGGCCGCAGGGATGCGGATAATGAAAATGCTTGAGGAAAGGCTTACCACGCGGGACATACTGACAAAGAAAGCCTTCGAGAACGCGATAATGGTGCATGCGGCATTAGGCGGCTCTACGAACGCCATATTACATATACCGTCCATTGCCAAAGAGGCTGGCATAAACATCAAGCCGTCGCTCTGGGATGAGATCAACAGGGAGATACCGTTCCTGTTAAACATAAGGCCGAGCGGAAAATATCCTGCGATATTGTTCTGGTATGCCGGGGGAGTACAGGGGATAATAGCGCAGATAAAAGAGTACCTACACCTTGACTCGATGACGGTCACGGGTAAGACATTAGGAGAGAACCTAAAAGAGCTTGAGGAACAGCGCTATTTTGATAAGATCAGAATATATCTCGATAACTACAAGGTCCGGGCTGAAGAGGTCATAGCCTCCGCGAACGACCCGCTGGGAAGCGGTGCCCTGGCCATACTTCAAGGAAATCTTGCTCCCGGATGCGCTGTGATAAAACACTCCGCCGTGCCAAAAGAGATGTTTCACCACACGGGGCCGGCGGTCATCTTCGAGGACGAGCGTTCGGCTTTCGACGCCATTGTGGGCGGAGTGATAGAAAAGGGATCTGTCATAGTGATCAGGAACGTGGGGCCTAAAGGATGCGGAATGCCCGAGATGTTCTATCCGACAGAGGCGCTTGCATCCAGCGAGGACCTTAACACGACGACTGCGCTGGTCACTGATGGAAGGTTCTCCGGGGCATCGCGGGGACCGTGTGTCGGATACGTATCGCCTGAGGCGGCCGAAGGCGGGCCGATAGCCGTCGTAGAGAACGGGGATATGATCGAGATAGACATTAAAGGAAGAGGCTTGAACATAGTAGGCGTAAAAGAAAGGGAAGAAGATCCTGATACAGTGGTCGGTATAATAAGGGATAGGCTATCCGGATGGGAGCCGCCTGAACGAAAGTACGGAGGTGTGCTGGGGCTGTATACATCCCTGGCCACGTCGGCCATGGAAGGAGGCTATATGAAATATTGAAATATTATTTCAGGCCTTTCTTTTGCTGGACTGCCAAAAAATTATATGTCTTGTATATGCCGTTTAGTTTTCTTATCTCCTCGACAGTGGTCTCGAGTATCCTGATATTATCGGCATATACCTTAATGAACAGATCGAAAGGCTGCATCATCTTATAGATCTCGATGACGTTATCCATCCGTAATAGTGATTCCTCGATATTATCTTCCTCGTTAATATCTATGTTCAATCCTACAAATGAGGTATACATCGCACTATCACTGCCCGGACAATATGTTTTTGTTTTTTATTATATACTATGATATCTCTATAAAAAATTTTTACCTGTGGTGTAATTTATGTTATCAAGCCTTTTATATTTTTATAAACTTTGTGTAGTTTATTCAGGGCTATTTAAGCATTTGTTATCATGAATAACCCATAATTATGCAATAGAATTAGCCAATAAATGTATATTAAGTCTTAAATCAAAAAATACAGATTATATCGCCCATTATTACGTATCAAATGATTAGTACCGTTGTTTTCCATGTGGAACATTATTTTCCTTAGATATATACCTGAAACTTGTGACATACAGACATGTCTGAATTGATCGAAAAAATAAAAACGAAGCGTATGATCGACCGCGCAGGAAGGCTGATAAAAAGATCATACTATATTGTGCTGAACAACGTTTTGGTCGAGTGGTCGATAACGACGCTCATTGCTGCAGTACTTGTCATCCTATCGGTCATCGATAAAATTTTTCACACAAGATACAAAAGAGCGCTGATCTCCAGGATCAGGGAAATATCCAGGGATGACCTTAACAGGCTTAGAAAAACCCAGATAAAATATATCTTCAGAAAAAAGTACGGTATCGGCCGCATAAAAATAAGGCTTGCCGAAGGCTCGTACTGGCTGTCCATACCCTGCGTGGTCAAAGGTATCGACAGAAGGACAGGTGAAGAAAAAAAGTTTCTCGTTAAGATAATCAACGAGATGAGCGCGATAAAGCACAAGTATATGATGCAGATGAGAAACCTGGGCATGGCCGTCGTTGGGACCGGCCTGAAGTTTAACGGGTACGAGGATGCCCGGGACATGATGATGTTCGAGCGCGGCTGTCTGAAAAAACTAAGGAAATCTTCAGTGAATACACCGAAAGTGCTGGGCTCTTACAGGCTGAACGAGGAGGACCATATCCTTGTCATGGAATATATAGAGGGCGAGCTTTTATCCGATATGGTCATCACGGCAGACCAGGTGGACCAGATATTCCGCATGTTGAAGACAGTGCATGACAGCCGGTTCGTACACGGCGACATTAAGCTTGACAATATGATATACTCGCAAGGCAAGGTGTATTTCATAGACTGCCTGAAGATAGATGAGACTGCTTTCGATGCCGGAAAAAAGTATGACCTCGTATGCGCAATAAGCTCCATCGCCGAGAAATATCCGGTGAAAAAGATACTGGAGATAGCCGAAAGATATTATCCGAAGGATGAGATCCGCGAAGCCGGAAGATTGCTATATGTGGCCATATTTAAGCCCGACATAGACCTCCCGGAAGAAAAGGTCGAAGAGCTAAGGTCTTATTTTGAGCCGGCCCCGTAGAATAAGCTCTGGTACCATAATCGAATTTTATCAATACCTTTTCTCTTTTAGGATGGTAAAATTATTTAGTATGTAAGCATTAGAATGAGTTGGCCCTGAGATAATGTCATTCGAGATACACATCACCGATAAGGAAATAGCTAAAGCTTTTAAAAATACGACCGTTAAGATAGGCTACCGTATTTTGAATAACCGGATCACCGAGAACACCGTCGTGGGCGTGCTCGGGCTGTCCATATTTTGCGCGAGGATCCTCGATAAGGTCTTTCATACGAGGCTTAACAGAGCGCTTATCGACAGGATGCATGACATATCCAGAGACAGGCTGAACAGGCTTAGAATAACGCAGATAAAACATATCTTCCGAAAAAAATTCAATCTTTCGAAGACCAGGGTAAAGCTCGCAGGAGGCTCCTACTGGCTATCGATACCCTGCATCGTAGAAGGGATCGATAAAAAGACAAAGAAGGAAAAAAAGTACATGGCCAAAATGATCAACGGTATGAGTGCGCTAAAGCACAGGTACATGAGCCATATGCGTAACCTTGGCGTAATGGTCGAAGGCGCGGACCTGAAGTTCGACGATTATGCCGATGCCCGGGATATGCTGATCTTTGAGCGGGACAGCCTGAACATGCTAAGGTCAAAGTCTATAAACACTCCCGACGTACTTGGCCTGTACCGGCTGAACGAAGACGATTACATCCTTGTCATGGAATTCATCGAAGGACGCCCTCTCTCCAAAGTTGATCTTAAGGATAAGGACATGGATAATATATTCAGTATCATGAAGACCATGCACGATAACGGGCTTGTGCATGGCGACATCAAGCTTGATAACTTTATTTATTCGGGCGGCAGGGTCTTTGTGCTTGACTGCCTTAAGATCGACTCGTCCAGGCTTGCAAGCGCCCAGGCATTTGACCTTATGGCAGCGATATGTGCGCTATCCCAGAAAGTCGATGTCGATACGGTGATCGGGCATGCGAAAAAATATTTCTCGGAACACGAGCTGAGCATGGCGGGCGGGATGCTGGGCGTGACATTCAATAAGGTAGATCTTGACCTGTCAAGGGAGACTATCGACAGGCTTGAAAATATGTTCAGGAAACATCACGAAGAGCCTGTAACGGCCACATAGACGTTATCCGTGATACGCGTTATCTCCGCGTTCACCCTGGTCCCCACAGGCTTATCGGTAAGGACGCCTATGACGCGCCCGCGCTCTACGGCAAGCATCTCGCCATGGACCCTTCCCGGAGCGATCAGGTCAAGCTTAAGTTTTTCACCCTTCTTAAAGACCTTCGGTAGTGACGGGGACTTATGTATCCCGAAATCCGATGGAGATAGCTTTAATTTTATCCCGTAAGCCTTTTCGTACTCCGCGAGCCTGTCGAAGAAATCCGGGAATCTCATGGCCTTTCCCTTGACCTTTTTGCCGAACTGGTACCTTACGTAGTTTTGTATGCCGAAGGCCGGGAACTTTTTACCCGCTCCGATCTCGAGGCCGAACTCTATTATGCGCGGAATATCCTCGTCGTTATACCCGGGCACCCAGACTGGCGCCAGGAGCACGTCTATGCTGCTCTCTGACAGCATTCTCGCAACGTTTTTCACATGCTCGACGCTATATTTTTTAGTGCCCGCGAGCGCATATCCCCTGCGCTCGTCCATAGACGATATGGAGAGGTTTATCCGGTCTATCAGGCCGTCCATGCTCCTTATTTTCTCTTCGTCCAGCATCATGCCGTTGCTCTGTGCGGAAATGGTCTTTACCTGAGGCACCTTTCTTAGCTTTTCCAGAAGCTCGACCATATAAGGATATAAGAAAGGCTCTCCCTGGCCGTCTATGTGGGCCTCAACATCATTGCCTTTGAGGGCCGCGATCTTTGCGAACTCCTCGACAAGATGATCGGTGTCAACGATATAATCGGTCTTCCTTGTCTGTGTAACTCCCTCGTCCACGCTGCAGAATATGCAGTTAAGATTGCACCCGGACACAGGCCTGACCTGTATCAGGTTAGTCCCCCTGTCGATCAGCCCGAACGCGGTGTGTCCTATCAGAGGTATACCGGACTCCTTTGTGATGTATATCATTTCGCGGCCAGTGTAATGATGGCGCAGCACCTTGGGCTCGTGGATAGAGACGATCTCCTCGTCAGTATATTTCTTTTTTAGCTGCGAGTAAAACTTGATAGGGACCCTGACCTCTATCGTGTCCCTTATCACGAAGACCTTTTCGTTATTTTGTTCGTAAATGCCGGTAAATACCATATTCCATATCACTCGTGGCCCGTTGATGAATTCAGGTTATCTATGTCGGCCTATGGCTGAAATAGTTTATCTTGGCACGAAAGGCCGCACCGATGAAACACTAACACTAATATACAAAGATAGGAAAAAGTATTCGCAAGATATTTTAAATCATTAAATTTCATTGAGCGTGTTCCAGAATGGAGAATAAAGAAGACATACTAAGAAGAGGCAGGCTCTCTGCGGGGCCGAGCGAGGAAGTGAACGCATTCTCATCGTCGATACCTGCCGACAGGTGGATCTTTCGTTCGGACATAACCGTCGACAGGGCGCATACGGTGATGCTTGCCAGGCAGGGAATAATCTCGAAGGAAGATGCGGCCTCGATCCTCAAGGCTCTTGAAAAGATAGAGTCCGAGGGCGTGGATGCCGTTAACATCCCTGTCTTTGAGGATGTCCATATGGCGATCGAGTCAAAGCTCATTAAGTCAGTAGGAGAAAATGTCGGGGGCAGGATGCATTCGGGCCGTTCCCGTAACGACGAGGTGGCTACATGCATACGAATATCGGCAAGGCAGGAACTGCTCGGTATCATGGCCGAGCTTCTGGACCTGCGTATGGCCATCCTGAATTTGGCAGGGGAGAACGTCGACACGGTGATGCCCGGGTTCACGCATATGCAGCATGCACAGCCGACGACGCTGGCACACCATATGATGGCCCATATATCCGCTCTCGACAGGGATTTCGAAAGGCTGGCCGACGCATATAAGTTCATTAACATCAACCCGCTCGGAAGCGCCGCTTTCGCATCGACCGGATTCCCCCTTGACAGGGAATATACTACCGCTCTACTGGGCTTTGACAGGCCGATGGACAACTCGATGGACGGAGTATCGGCCAGAGACTTCATCCTTGACACTGTCTCAAAGCTCGCCATACTGGAAGTAGACCTTAGCAGGATGGCGGACGAGCTCATACTCTGGAGCACCTCTGAGTTCGGCTTTATCGAGCTGGCGGACACCTATTCGTCGACGAGCTCCATCATGCCGCAGAAAAAGAATCCCGACATACTGGAATTGATAAGGGGCAGGTGCGGAACAGTGATAGGCCACATGGTAGCTGCATTCTCCATCACAAAAGGCCTTCCGTACAGCTATAACACCGACCTCCAGGAGGTGACGCCACAGCTCCTTCGCTCGTTCGAGATAACCCGCTCGTCGTTACGTATCCTTACGGGGGCGATAAGCACGTTAAAGATAAAGAAGGACGAGATGAGAATAAAGAGCACGATGGGGTTCACCACTGCGACAGAGATAGCGGATACCATCGTAAGGTCGACAGGATTGCCGTTCAGGACCGCCCACGGCATCGTCGGCAAGCTTGCGCGCGGAGACGGAAACCCGTCTCTTTCCGAAGTGGACGATGCGTCCATGGATATGATAGGTAAGAGACTCAGCGACATGGGCCTGACGCAAAAAATGCTGGAGGAAGCGAAGGACCCCCTTAAAAATATCGAAAGAAGAAGCGTCACGGGCGGGCCGGCGATATCGGCTATCGGCAAAAAGATAGAGAGCGAGAATAGAAAGATAAAGGACGATGAAGGGCTATATGCCGGTCTTGTCCAAAAGCTAAAAAGGTCTGAAGACGAATTATCAAATGCAGTTAAGAATACAATATCAGGTTGATCACATGGCCACTATCGAAGGCATTGAATACAGGGAAGGAGATCGCATCCGGGTGACGAAAGGCGAACAGGTTTACGAGGGCGTCGTGATGCCTTCGCGGAGCGATAACATCGTCCTTAAGATGAACAACGGCTATAACGTGGGTCTCTCGACGAAAGATGGGGCAAAGGTAGAGCTTCTTGAAAAGTCCCCGGGACCGGTTAAGTTGCCGGCAAAAGAGCAGGGGAGATACCCGTCGCTTCCGACAGTATCCATATTATCCACGGGAGGCACCATCGCGAGCAAGGTGGACTACAGGACGGGCGCCGTATCAAGCCAGTTCACGGCGGATGACATCATCGAAGCGATCCCGGAACTATCCGGCATAGCGAATTACAGGGGCGAAGTCCTCAGCATGATCTTCAGCGAGGACATGACGCCGTCCATATGGGCGAACCTCGCCAGAGCCGTCTATAAAGAGATAATTAACGGTGCTGATGGCATAATAATAACTCACGGCACAGACACTATCACATATACGGCAGCGGCGCTATCGTTCATGGTACGGACACCGGTCCCGATAATAATAGTCGGTTCGCAAAGATCCTCCGACAGGCCATCCAGCGATAACGCGATGAACGCTATCTGCACGGCCACGGTCGCGGTATCAGACATCGCGGGGGTCAGTGTCGTGATGCACGGCTCGACGTCCGATGATTACTGTTATGTGCACAGGGGCACCAAGGTGAGAAAACTACACACGTCCATGAGGACAGCGTTCCAGTCCGTGAACGATACGCCGGTGGCCAGCATCGACTACGGCACAAGGGCCATAACTGTCCTGGGACCATATGATAAGAGGGGCGAGAAAGAAGCCGCCCTGATGGACGGGATAGACGAAAGATGCGCGCTAATAAAGTTTTATCCCGGCATGTCCCCGGACATAATTGAATATTACAGGTCAAAAGGATACAAAGGGCTTGTCATAGAGGGAACGGGCCTGGGACACGTCAACACAGGATGGATACCGGAAATTAAGAAAGCCATCGATTCCGGCATGGTCATCGTCATGACGTCCCAGTGTATCAACGGCAGAGTATGTGACAGGGTATACTCCACGGGTATCGACCTTTTAAAAGCGGGTGTCATAGAGGGTAACGATATGATACCCGAAGTGGCGCTAGTCAAGTTAATGTGGGCATTTGGCCAGACATCCGACGCCGAAGAGGTCAAGAGGATCATGAACACGAATATCGCCGGGGAGATAAACTGGAGGTCTACGATATGACAGGGATAGACTATAAAGCCGTGGGCCTTAAGGCAGGCCTTGAGATACACCAGCAGCTTGCCACTAAGACTAAGCTATTCTGTAACTGCCCCACAGAGATAAGGGAAGTTGCGGACTCTAATTTTGAGTTTTTCAGATACCTCAGGGCAAGCCGCAGCGAGCTTGGAGAAGTGGACAGGGCGGCGGCAGAACAGGCCATGGTAAAACGGAGGTTCATGTATAAGGCATATGACACGACATGCCTGATAGAGAACGATGAGGAGCCCCCTATGCCATTGAACAAGGAGGCCCTGGAAGTGGCGCTTAAAGCGTCCATCATGCTGAACATGACCCCTGTGGACGAAGTATTCGTGATGAGAAAGATCGTTGTGGACGGCTCCAATACCAGCGGTTTCCAGAGGACGTGCTTCATATCGTCCGGAGGATACCTGGACACCGATCTCGGAAGGGTCGGAGTGGACACGCTTTGTCTTGAGGAAGACGCATGCTCTAAGATAGAGACAAAGGACGACACGGTCGTCTACTCGCTGGACAGGCTTGGTATCCCGCTTGTCGAGATAGCTACGGCGCCGGACATCAAGTCACCTAAACAGGCGAGAGAGGTCGCATTGCAT encodes:
- the gatD gene encoding Glu-tRNA(Gln) amidotransferase subunit GatD, translating into MEYREGDRIRVTKGEQVYEGVVMPSRSDNIVLKMNNGYNVGLSTKDGAKVELLEKSPGPVKLPAKEQGRYPSLPTVSILSTGGTIASKVDYRTGAVSSQFTADDIIEAIPELSGIANYRGEVLSMIFSEDMTPSIWANLARAVYKEIINGADGIIITHGTDTITYTAAALSFMVRTPVPIIIVGSQRSSDRPSSDNAMNAICTATVAVSDIAGVSVVMHGSTSDDYCYVHRGTKVRKLHTSMRTAFQSVNDTPVASIDYGTRAITVLGPYDKRGEKEAALMDGIDERCALIKFYPGMSPDIIEYYRSKGYKGLVIEGTGLGHVNTGWIPEIKKAIDSGMVIVMTSQCINGRVCDRVYSTGIDLLKAGVIEGNDMIPEVALVKLMWAFGQTSDAEEVKRIMNTNIAGEINWRSTI
- the argH gene encoding argininosuccinate lyase, which encodes MENKEDILRRGRLSAGPSEEVNAFSSSIPADRWIFRSDITVDRAHTVMLARQGIISKEDAASILKALEKIESEGVDAVNIPVFEDVHMAIESKLIKSVGENVGGRMHSGRSRNDEVATCIRISARQELLGIMAELLDLRMAILNLAGENVDTVMPGFTHMQHAQPTTLAHHMMAHISALDRDFERLADAYKFININPLGSAAFASTGFPLDREYTTALLGFDRPMDNSMDGVSARDFILDTVSKLAILEVDLSRMADELILWSTSEFGFIELADTYSSTSSIMPQKKNPDILELIRGRCGTVIGHMVAAFSITKGLPYSYNTDLQEVTPQLLRSFEITRSSLRILTGAISTLKIKKDEMRIKSTMGFTTATEIADTIVRSTGLPFRTAHGIVGKLARGDGNPSLSEVDDASMDMIGKRLSDMGLTQKMLEEAKDPLKNIERRSVTGGPAISAIGKKIESENRKIKDDEGLYAGLVQKLKRSEDELSNAVKNTISG